A window of Terriglobales bacterium contains these coding sequences:
- a CDS encoding SIMPL domain-containing protein (The SIMPL domain is named for its presence in mouse protein SIMPL (signalling molecule that associates with mouse pelle-like kinase). Bacterial member BP26, from Brucella, was shown to assemble into a channel-like structure, while YggE from E. coli has been associated with resistance to oxidative stress.), producing MRRYCLLVLFVLSLCLVGFAQEHPTATVQPNTLYVGADGKYEAEPDTALIQFNIAAQEQNSKDAYDRASRAAEQVRQLLKTDGIDPKSAQLSSFEFQPVYDYRDPKRKLVGYRVSSNVSVKIKDFAKIGPIIQGLGDIDITGDQSLNYMLENIDVAKQKAVQDAYQRARASAETVAQAAGRTLGELLYASVDTFEQPRPRPMVMSAMKAMSAAPAAPTEDFGEQKITVTAHVNALFGMK from the coding sequence ATGCGGCGCTATTGCCTGCTTGTTTTGTTTGTGTTGTCGTTGTGTCTGGTTGGATTCGCACAAGAACATCCTACCGCCACGGTACAACCCAACACTCTGTACGTGGGGGCTGACGGAAAATATGAAGCCGAGCCGGATACGGCGCTCATACAATTCAACATTGCAGCCCAGGAACAAAATTCCAAAGATGCCTACGATCGTGCCAGCCGCGCCGCCGAGCAGGTGCGGCAATTGCTGAAGACGGATGGCATTGATCCCAAATCAGCCCAGCTCTCCTCTTTCGAGTTTCAGCCGGTGTATGACTACCGCGACCCCAAGCGCAAACTCGTGGGCTATCGCGTGAGCTCCAATGTATCGGTGAAGATCAAGGATTTCGCCAAAATCGGCCCGATCATACAAGGGCTTGGAGACATTGACATCACCGGGGACCAATCCTTGAACTACATGCTCGAAAATATTGACGTAGCCAAGCAGAAGGCCGTGCAGGATGCTTACCAGCGCGCACGGGCGTCAGCCGAAACCGTGGCACAGGCTGCGGGCAGAACATTGGGCGAGTTGCTCTACGCCTCGGTGGACACATTCGAGCAACCGAGACCACGTCCAATGGTTATGTCGGCCATGAAAGCAATGAGCGCCGCACCAGCAGCCCCGACCGAAGACTTCGGGGAGCAAAAGATTACCGTCACGGCGCATGTGAATGCGTTGTTTGGGATGAAATAG